A DNA window from Daucus carota subsp. sativus chromosome 3, DH1 v3.0, whole genome shotgun sequence contains the following coding sequences:
- the LOC108212136 gene encoding mannan endo-1,4-beta-mannosidase 5-like, whose amino-acid sequence MAWELMNEPRCDVDYSGRTVNGWVQEMASLVKSIDKKHLLTIGMEGFYGDTMPEKKQFNPGYQVGTDYISNHLIKEIDFATIHAYPDIWLANQNEAAQMAFMGRWMRSHHTDAKTILKKPLVIAEFGKSSKDPG is encoded by the coding sequence ATGGCGTGGGAGCTCATGAACGAACCCCGTTGCGATGTGGATTACTCTGGCAGAACCGTAAATGGATGGGTTCAAGAAATGGCAAGTCTCGTGAAATCGATCGACAAGAAGCACCTGTTGACGATCGGCATGGAAGGCTTCTACGGGGACACGATGCCTGAGAAGAAACAATTCAATCCGGGCTATCAAGTTGGGACTGATTACATCAGCAACCATCTGATCAAAGAAATCGACTTCGCCACCATACACGCCTACCCTGATATATGGCTGgccaaccaaaatgaagctgcGCAAATGGCCTTCATGGGGAGATGGATGCGAAGCCATCATACGGACGCCAAGACCATTCTGAAGAAGCCGCTGGTCATAGCTGAATTCGGCAAATCAAGTAAGGACCCGGGTTAA